GAGACTACAGAACTTAAGGAAGGTGCTTTTAAAAAAGCGTGGGTGTGACTGAGAGCAAAACTCCCGTTTTTCAGGTTGGAAATCCTTTTCGCAGATTCGAGTGAAATCAAATCAGGTCTACTAATACAATTGAGGTCCCCTTCAACCATATCTAGTACCTAACCGATACCAATCGACTAGTATTACACACTTTAGACGTCACTTTGTCAAGCGAATTCCCAGAAATGTCAAATTCTGAGGCTTATCCGGCCTGCGGGCCCTTTTCCATGACACTACGAACTGGGCTCGAATTCGCTAAACAATTATTCGTCAATGATCTCAAAAATGGCTTCAATCTCGACGGCAACACCAGTCGGGAGGGCGGCGAAACCGAGTGCACTGCGGGCATGAAAACCATCCCCCGTTTTGCCAAACAGTTCATGATACAGATCAGAGGCGCCATTAATCACCAGATGCTGATCTGTAAAGTCAGGAGTCGAATTGACGCACCCAAGTAGTTTAATCACTTTCAGACCATTCAGCGTGCCATGCTCGTCCCGAACAGATCGCAAAATTTTGATGGCACAATCCCGGGCGGCAGCAATCCCTTCTTCCAGGCTGACATTGTCTCCCAGCTTTCCTTTTTGATCACTCACATGACCTGAAGTCATCAGAAGATTACCGGTCTTGATACAGAGATTCAGATACCCAGGCTCAATCGGTTCAAATGTTAGACCTAACTCAGCAGCTTTTTGTTCAACAGACATATCTCATTCCTTCAGTAACTAACGTTTTGACAAAGCAATTCAACGTTAATGTAAAAGGATTAGCAGCGTTTTACAATCCAGCCGGATTAAGTAAAAAACTGAAACTCACCTGAGGGTTCGAAGGCATTCTGAAAATGCTGAATTTTGGGAGTCGATTTCTCTGAGAGCCAGAGAATTGAGATGATATCAAACCGGGCCGGTTGATGGAGCAGTTGATGTTTTTTCAGGAATGAGCCGGCCAGCCGGGTCAACTGAGCCTGTTTCTGCTGTGTGACGGCTTCGAACGGCTCTCCTTTAGAATTGTTTTTTCGAGTTTTGACTTCGATAAAAGCAATCGTCTCGCCGTCTAGTGCGATGATATCGATCTCCCCCAGATCCGTGCGATACTGTCGGGCGAGAATCGAATACCCGTGTTGCTTCAGAAACCGGACAGCAGTACGTTCCCCCTGATCACCCAGCAACTTACCAAACCATTTACCTGCCATAGGCATTTACTCGTAAACGGAAGCCGAGATAAAGGAAAACAGCGCCAGACATCTGGCCCAGAAGCACTGAGATGAATTCAGTGCTTCTGGCGTGTTTCCAGCTGTTTACTCTTCGTCTTTTTTCGCACGACGTTCAGTCAGACGTGTGGCTTTACCAACCCGGTCACGCAGGTAGTAAAGTTTTGCCCGGCGAACTCGCCCGTGACGTTTCACGTCCAGCTTTGCAATTTTGGGGGAGTTGACGGGAAAAATTCGTTCCACGCCCTCACCAGCAACGATACGCCGAACCGTGAAATTTTCACGTGTTCCGCTTCCACGTCGGGCGATGATGACTCCACTGAAAATCTGGATCCGTTGTTTGTCACCTTCCTGAATTAGAGTGTGTACATCGACGGTGTCCCCGATTTCAAACTCGAGTGGCTCTTCGCGAAGGCTGGATGCTTCTACTTTTTTCAATAAATCCTGCATGACTCAATGTCCTCTGAGGACGTTTCCCGAATACCCGATCAGGCAATCTGAAACGCACTGTTTACATTATTTTAGTTCAACTTGAATTTGATTCCGACTCAGTCAAAAGATCTCGACGCCGCTCGCGAGTTCGTTTCAAACTCTGTTCGTGTCGCCAACGTGCAATCTCCTGATGATTTCCACTTAATAACACTTCCGGAACTTCCATTCCACGAAAGTTTTGAGGCCGCGTGTATTGAGGATATTCCAGCAGGCCTGATTCAGAAAATGAATCGTATTTAGCACTGCTTTCGTCACCTAATACTCCGGGAATCAACCGGATCACAGTCTCAATAATCAACATGGCTGGCACTTCCCCTCCGTTGGTAATGAAGTCACCCGCCGATATTTCCATTGGTTCAAGACCAATGCGGATTCGTTCGTCGAACCCTTCGTATCTTCCACACAGCAATGTGAGTTGCGGTTCTTTTGACAGCTCTTGAGCCAGGCTTTGGTTCAGCGTTCTCCCCTGGGGAGTCAGCATAATCAATTTTCCAGGCTCAGGAACCTGTTCCTGAACGTGCTCGACACATTGAAAGACCGTATCACAGCCAATCAACATCCCCGGACCACCACCATAGGGGCGGTCATCTACCGAAGCGTGCTTGTCTGTGGCCCAGTCTCGAAAATTCCAACGCTGAATCTCAACTAGTTGATTTTGAATCGCTCGCTTGAGCAACCCCTGCTCAAGATAGCTGTCAAATAGCTCGGGAAACAAGGTCAGAATATCAAATCGCATTTTGCTCTCTCACAGAGCGGTCCTGTAACAAATCGACTCAGAAACTTATTCTGAGGGAGTTTCTTCAGTGGCAGCGCCCTCGTCAGAAGCTTCAGCTGTTGCTTCTGCTGATTCTTCCGCCGTTTCTGGTTCTGGTTCCGGTTCGGGCTCTTTGGGAGCAATCAGAGGCGCTGGCGCAGCCGCTGTTCCGAACTTGTTCTTTTTCACTTTTTTGATCAGCGTAGCAACATTATCAGAAGGTTGCGCACCAACTGACATCCAGTAATCAACACGTTCCATGTTGATTGTCACACGCTTTGACTTGTCGGCAACAGAAGTATCATAGGTTCCGATTTCTTCAATTGCTTCACCATCACGTTGTTTGCGTGAATCCATTACACAAATACGATAGAAGGGGCGATGTTTACGACCCATTCTTTTCATACGAATACGAACTGCCACTAATTTCTCCTTTTGGAAACGAACTCTTACTTCTTTATGGAAGATACAAAATTTTGTAATCTCTCTGAAACAGCTTCCAATCCGTTAGTCCGACTAGCGGTTCTTCTTACGCTGTTTCTTCTTGGCTTTTCTCTCTTTTTTCTTTTTCTCACGCAGTTTGACGGGATCTCCACCCCGTTTGCTGCGCTCTTTTTGTTTGCTCATGCCGCCCATCGGATCCATCATGCCACCGGAAGACAACTCTCGCATGGCTTTCATTTTGTCACGCATGCCCATGCCGGCCATTTTCTGCATCACACCGGCCATGTTGTTGAAGTCTTTCACCAGTCGACTGATTTCCGAAGGATCTGTTCCACTTCCCATCGCAATTCGACGACGGCGACTGTGATCGATCAGCTCGGGACTCTCGCGTTCTGCTGGCGTCATCGAACTGATAATCGCATCAATGCGCTTCATCTCGGAACCAGGATCAACATCCGGATTCGTATCCAGCAGACCGCCCATACCGGGAATCATTTTCATAATTTCCCGCATCGGCCCCATTTTTCGAATGGTTGCCATCTGCTTCTGGAAGTCATTCAGACTGAATTTTCCCTGCGCCATCCGGTTCTGAAGATCAGCAGCCTCTTCTTCGTCAAACTGCTGCTGTGCCTTCTCAACCAGTGAGACGACATCGCCCATTCCCAGAATACGTCCCGCCATCCGATCTGGATGAAAC
This genomic interval from Gimesia alba contains the following:
- the rpsP gene encoding 30S ribosomal protein S16 gives rise to the protein MAVRIRMKRMGRKHRPFYRICVMDSRKQRDGEAIEEIGTYDTSVADKSKRVTINMERVDYWMSVGAQPSDNVATLIKKVKKNKFGTAAAPAPLIAPKEPEPEPEPETAEESAEATAEASDEGAATEETPSE
- a CDS encoding YraN family protein, with amino-acid sequence MAGKWFGKLLGDQGERTAVRFLKQHGYSILARQYRTDLGEIDIIALDGETIAFIEVKTRKNNSKGEPFEAVTQQKQAQLTRLAGSFLKKHQLLHQPARFDIISILWLSEKSTPKIQHFQNAFEPSGEFQFFT
- the trmD gene encoding tRNA (guanosine(37)-N1)-methyltransferase TrmD, whose product is MRFDILTLFPELFDSYLEQGLLKRAIQNQLVEIQRWNFRDWATDKHASVDDRPYGGGPGMLIGCDTVFQCVEHVQEQVPEPGKLIMLTPQGRTLNQSLAQELSKEPQLTLLCGRYEGFDERIRIGLEPMEISAGDFITNGGEVPAMLIIETVIRLIPGVLGDESSAKYDSFSESGLLEYPQYTRPQNFRGMEVPEVLLSGNHQEIARWRHEQSLKRTRERRRDLLTESESNSS
- the rplS gene encoding 50S ribosomal protein L19; this translates as MQDLLKKVEASSLREEPLEFEIGDTVDVHTLIQEGDKQRIQIFSGVIIARRGSGTRENFTVRRIVAGEGVERIFPVNSPKIAKLDVKRHGRVRRAKLYYLRDRVGKATRLTERRAKKDEE
- a CDS encoding RidA family protein, which encodes MSVEQKAAELGLTFEPIEPGYLNLCIKTGNLLMTSGHVSDQKGKLGDNVSLEEGIAAARDCAIKILRSVRDEHGTLNGLKVIKLLGCVNSTPDFTDQHLVINGASDLYHELFGKTGDGFHARSALGFAALPTGVAVEIEAIFEIIDE